One Scophthalmus maximus strain ysfricsl-2021 chromosome 9, ASM2237912v1, whole genome shotgun sequence genomic region harbors:
- the tmem126a gene encoding transmembrane protein 126A, translated as MSENAQKKESVSGNALSRAGIADMLAKNFERLPDTDQKLFIYGPMYLGGNGAFAGLIANSLYRRALNVSQAPITSSLPMAVLPFMTTVALYNAAVTSPLMHGDLNCPSCALMRGALVGLVAAGVYPILLAIPVNIGLASRYSSAPTPEKGNVLRFVVDLSRPILRKMRAVLVLQVFFGTYLGSRHFESYTKLAHTTFGSGADELQDGN; from the coding sequence ATGTCGGAAAACGCCCAGAAGAAGGAGAGCGTCTCTGGAAATGCGCTCAGCAGGGCAGGGATCGCTGACATGCTGGCGAAGAACTTCGAGAGACTGCCCGACACCGATCAGAAACTCTTCATCTACGGACCCATGTACCTGGGGGGCAACGGGGCCTTCGCGGGGCTGATCGCCAACAGCTTGTATCGCAGAGCCCTGAACGTGTCGCAGGCGCCCATCACCTCCAGCCTGCCGATGGCCGTGCTGCCCTTCATGACAACGGTCGCCCTGTACAACGCAGCGGTGACCAGCCCCCTCATGCACGGTGATCTCAACTGCCCCTCCTGCGCCCTGATGCGAGGTGCACTGGTCGGTTTGGTCGCTGCCGGCGTCTACCCCATCCTGCTGGCCATACCCGTCAATATCGGCCTGGCGTCCAGGTACAGCAGCGCGCCGACGCCGGAGAAGGGCAATGTGCTCAGGTTCGTGGTGGACCTGTCCAGACCGATCCTGAGGAAAATGAGGGCGGTGCTGGTGCTGCAGGTCTTCTTCGGCACCTACCTCGGCTCCCGGCATTTTGAGTCGTACACCAAACTGGCACATACAACATTCGGCTCGGGTGCTGACGAACTGCAAGACGGAAACTAA